Genomic segment of Candidatus Eremiobacterota bacterium:
GCGCCAAGGGTCCACAAGGTGCTCGAGCTTGTAAACCTTGAAGGGAAGGCAAAAAGGTTCCCCGGCGAGCTCTCGGGAGGCGAACAGCAGCGCACGTCCCTTGCAAGGGCTCTTGTGAACTCCCCCCTCATCCTTCTTGCCGATGAACCCACGGGAAACCTGGATCCCGAGTCTTCATGGGAAATCATGCAGCTCCTGCACAGGATCAACCAGCAGGCAACGACGGTCCTCATGGCGACCCATAACCGCGAGGTAGTTGACTTGATGAAAAAAAGAGTAGTGGTTCTCTCAAAGGGCAGGATCTCCGTGGACCAGGAGAGGGGCTCTTACTTTCCCATCGTGGGTGAAGCGCAACAGGAGAAGTGACCGATGTCCAATTTCTCTTACTTCTTCAGGGAAGTATATATCAATATGAAAAGAAACGTGCTGATGAGCGCGGCTTCCATATCCACTGTACTGATTCTCTCGCTGATGCTCGGCTTTTTTATAATAATAGTGATGAACCTGAACTATTGGAGCGAAAACCTGGTAAAACAGCTCCAGATCGTGGTCTATATCTCCGACGACTTCAACGAGAGGCAGATCAAGGTTCTCAAGAGCTCCCTCGAGACGACGGCCGGTGTCTCCACCATCACCTATATTCCCAAGGACGAGGCCCTGAAAAAACTCAGGGAGAAGCTTAAAAACCAGCTTGAGCTCTCCGAGATAGGCAAGAATCCTCTTCCCAACTCTTTCGAGATCACTGTCAGTGAGCCCGGCAAGATCCCCCACGTGGCATCGCTTATCCGGCATTACCCCGGAATAGAGAAGGTAAGATATGGTGAAAACATCACCAGCAAGCTCATATCAATCAACAAGGCCGTTCACTGGGTGGGCATCATCATTGTGAGCGCCCTGCTCATATCCACCATCTTCATCGTGAGCAACACCATAAGAATAACAGTCTTTGCTCGGCGCAAGGAGATATCCATCATGCAGCTTGTGGGCGCAGCGAACTGGTTTATCCGCTGGCCTTTCATCCTGGAAGGGGTGCTCCAGGGAGTCATAGGCTCTCTTATCTCCGTCATCCTCCTCAAGGTGGCATACGGGTATCTGATCCCCAAAGTGCATATGGCACTTCCTTTCCTTATCATGGTCCCTGCCCACTCCCTCATTGCCCTGGTCACCCTCACGCTGCTGGGAACGGGCTTCATTGTGGGAGCCGCAGGGAGCCTCATCTCGGTGAACAAGTTCCTCAGGTTGCAATAATGGCAGGCTTCATGAACCATCTCGCCCAAAAACTGAAGCGCCCCTGTCACGTCACCGTGGCGGCGGCCCTGCTGTTCCTGCTTGCCACTTCGG
This window contains:
- the ftsE gene encoding cell division ATP-binding protein FtsE translates to MIEMHNINLVYRNGVQALSDINLYVEKGEFIFLVGSTGSGKSSLLKLIYREVVPSSGDIYVNDRDITDMKRREVPYLRRMLGVVFQDFKLIPQKTVYENVAYALEVTGTKGKEIAPRVHKVLELVNLEGKAKRFPGELSGGEQQRTSLARALVNSPLILLADEPTGNLDPESSWEIMQLLHRINQQATTVLMATHNREVVDLMKKRVVVLSKGRISVDQERGSYFPIVGEAQQEK
- the ftsX gene encoding permease-like cell division protein FtsX → MSNFSYFFREVYINMKRNVLMSAASISTVLILSLMLGFFIIIVMNLNYWSENLVKQLQIVVYISDDFNERQIKVLKSSLETTAGVSTITYIPKDEALKKLREKLKNQLELSEIGKNPLPNSFEITVSEPGKIPHVASLIRHYPGIEKVRYGENITSKLISINKAVHWVGIIIVSALLISTIFIVSNTIRITVFARRKEISIMQLVGAANWFIRWPFILEGVLQGVIGSLISVILLKVAYGYLIPKVHMALPFLIMVPAHSLIALVTLTLLGTGFIVGAAGSLISVNKFLRLQ